The genomic window CATGGGATTCAATGAATATAGCAGTCGCCATTTCTCAGGGACTATACCGCTGCTGAATCCCACCGGAGAAATATAAAGTCCGAATTGCACAATAAAAGGGATCACATAGCGAAAATCACGGTATTTGACATTCAAGGCAGAGATAATCAATCCGCTTCCCATTGCTGCGGCAAACGCGATCATGGTAAGGGGCAGCAGTGCAATAAACCGCCAGGTTGGCCAAATATCATACCACACCATCATTCCCAAAAGGATGGTTCCGGATAATAAAAAATCGACCAAGCTTACGATCACCGCACTTGTTGGTATGATCAACCGAGGAAAATAGACTTTGGATATCAGATTAGTGTTGTCTATGAGGCTGTTGCTGCACTCTGTAAGGGAGTTGGAAAAAAACTGCCAGGGCAGCATTGCGGCAAAAACCAGCAACGAATACGGAACGCCTTCCGAGGGTAATTTTGCAAGCTTGCCGAAAACAACTGTAAATACTATCATGGTAAGAAACGGACGAAGCACTGCCCAGGCAAAGCCGATGGTGGTCTGTTTGTAACGGACAAGGATATCCCGCCAGGCCAGGAAATAAAACAGTTCACGGTAATCCCAAATATCTTTCCAATATTGCCCTTCAGTTCGTCCGGCCTCAATGATCAGTTCTTTTTGTTTCATCTTCTTATCAATATTTTTTATTTTTTCTATTCAATTTTTTTGCCGTCGTTTCAATAATATAGGAGACGGTCGTGCTGCCGAATTTATCATTAATCATATTAAGATAGTTTGGATTTGAATAATAAGCATTAAATGCATAATCACGGAAAGACAGGACATCTGCACTATCAAGATATTTTGTCGGTAAAGGAAGGCTTTCAAATGAATACTGGGAATAATCGTGCCAGTTTTCAGGCAGGGACCAGCCATCCTGTATTGCCCTATCATACAATTCAGAGCCGGGGTATGCCATGGCGCAGTAAATATTTGCCCATTCAGCATTGATGTCCAGCATCATTTTAAACGTTTCGTTCATAGACTCATAGTCTTCTTCAGGCAAACCGAAAATATAATTCCCGCAGATATGCATCCCGACGTCATATGTCATTTTGACAACATCCATTACCAGTTCTGGTTTGTACCCTTTTGTCACGCTTTCAATGACCCGCCTGCTGCCCGATTCAAATCCGTAAGCCACCCAGTTGATACCGGCCTTCTTCATTTTCAAAAGCATTTTTTCGGTGACCGTGTTGACCCTTGCATAGGCCCACATGTTCAAATTATATCCCCTTTGAATAATCAGGTCACAAAGAGAAACCACCCGTTTTTCATTCATTGCGAACATTTCATCAATGATTTTAATATTCCTGACACCGTAATTTTTCACCAGAAAATCAATTTCATCAATGACATCTGCAAGGGGGCGGTAGCGGATAATATGCTTTCCAAACAGCGCATTAATACAACAAAAGTTACAGTTGAACGGGCATCCTAAACTGGTGTAAAGAATGGCATAGGGCTGTCTTTTTTCAATATCATCGAAACAATGCCAGTTGTGGGCCCTGTATTTTTTCATGGGCAGAAGGTCCCAGGCCGGCATGGGGATCTGTCCAAGATCTTTAACTAAGGCGGGTCTGTGATTTTTAACGATATGATTGCCCTGCATATACCACAGACCATCAATATTGAAATCATATGCTCCAGATTTCAATACATCAATCAGATCGGGGATCGTATGGAATCCTTCTCCCTGACAAATGAAATCGGCGTTTCCTTCTCTGATGGTTTGTTCCGGAAGTGCACTTGGATGCAGTCCACCCAATAGAGTTTTTATTTCAGGGGATAATTCTTTTATTAAAGAAACAATCTTTCCTGCACCGGTCATATTCATGGTGGATGCCGACGGATTAGAACCCGAAACAATGACGGCTGCCAGTAGTGGGTCTGTATCGATTACCGTGCGGGCTGTTTCTTCATAACTCCAGTTTTCAACCTCGGCATCAAATAAAACCACAGAATATCCCAGGTGCCGTAAATATCCGGCTAAAATGGCACCCCAGAGTGGTGGTTCGATGGCCGTTAAGGCAAAATCGCTCAGCTCTCCGTATATCTGCTTCTGACTGCCGGGCTTTATTAATACAATATCAATTTTTTTCATATCAACGACTCACCCCCTATTCAATGGCATTTAGAAAACCGCATAAGGCCAGAATTCTTTCCGGTGTCAGTGTCGGGTAGTTGCCGATATAATATCCGAAAAAATGGATATGTTCTGTGCGGGGATATTGTTCCCATGCCTTATCCGGAACAATCCCTTTCAAATAGGGCTGCCTTATCTGATTACCCCCACCGGAACTTCCCCGGCGGAATTCAATACGGGCATCACGCATGGCAGCTTCCAACAGGTCGCGGAATTCAGTATCCGGTTTTTTCAAAACCAGATTAAACGCATAGTTGCAGCTTCCTTCCAGGTCAAAATCTGTCCTGTATTTTGTTGAATCAAGGTTCTCCAAAAACAACTCAAAATTCCTAGACCGCTTCCGGTTGTTTTCATCCAGGCGCTTGAGCTGGTTTCGTCCTAAAACCGCTCCGATCTCCGTATTCCTTACATTATATGCTGGAAACGCAAATATGAAATCAGGTGACAGATCCGGATGCTTGCGGACATATGTTTCCCGAATCTCATTGTTTTCAGACTCTCTAACCATTCCATGGGATCTGAGCATTCGAAACATTTCATAAAGATCGGAATCATTGGTGCATACCATGCCCCCTTCTATTGTGCTCATATGATGTGCAAAATAAAAAGAAAAATTGGAAACCAGCCCGTAGGAACCCAGTTTATTTCCTCTGAACGTGGCTCCGTGGGACTCGCAAACATCTTCAATTAAGGGAATATTTTTTTCTTTTAGCACCTGAAGCAGTTTATCCGACAATCCGTTGAATCCCTGAACATGGGTCATAAAAACCGCCCGGGTATTCTCAGTAATTTTTGACAGAATTTCGTCGGTGTCCATGCTCAAGGTTTTAGGATTGATATCTGCAAATACAGGGCTAAACCCATTTTGAATGACACTTGCAATATCTGAAACCCAGGTAAGGGGGGGCACGATAATCTCACCGCCGCCAAACAACTCTTTTATTGCCGCCATTGTAATCAAATTGGCAGATGCGCCCGAATTGATAAAAACACTATGGCGGACACCCAACCATTGAGACCATTCCTGCTCAAATAATTTTACATTTTCGGATTGGGTTAGGCGAGGCATTTTTTTTAAAAAATTGATCAAATGGTCAATATCAATTTTGGTAATGTTGTCCTCCATCAATGGCCAGTTCAATTGCATGGTTCAATCCTCATTATCTCTCAAAGTCAATGGTTTTCATCACGGCGTGTTTGATGTCTGACTGGCCGATGTAATAGGCATCTTCCAGCGTATATCCTGCAGGTGTCGGTAGATCGGGGCAGGCTACACGTTCAATAGGGGCTTTCAGAAATCTGAAGGCTTTGCTCGAAACCAATGCGGCAATTTCTGCGGTTACCCCTCCTGTTTTCCATCCGGTATCGGCAATGACAAGACGTCCTGTTTTCATAACCGAGTTAAGGATAAGCGCTTCGTCCAGCGGGCGTAATGTGCGGGGATCAATCACCTCGACATCCACCCCCTGGCCCGCAAGTTTTTCCGCGGTCATAAACGCATCTGCCACGAGATGGGATATGGCAACAATGGTGACATCCCTGCCGGGTCTTCTGACAATCCCTTTTCCAATGGGTACGGTGTACATATCTTCGGGGACCATCCCTTTCTGTTTGAAATTATACCGGTGGTCAAGAATCAAAACAGGATTGTCATCCTTTATTGCTGCAAGCAGCAGTCCTTTAGCATCATAACAGGTACTCGGCATTAACAGCTTTAGTCCCGGGACATGAAAAAAAATCCCCTGTAGCGCCTGGGAATGTTGGGCTGCAGATCCCCATCCCCTGCCGATACAGGCCCATAAAACGAGGGGGACATTCACAGCACCACCGAACATAAAATGCCATTTTGAGGCATGATTGACCAATTGATCCATGGCTAAAAGCAGGAAATCAGGCCTGTTGTGAAAATAAACGGGCCGCATTCCGCCAATGGCAGCGCCATTGGCAACGCCTGTCAAAGCGGTTTCGGCAAGCGGGGTATCAAACACCCTTTTTTTTCCAAACTCTTCTTGAAGCCCTCGGGTGGTTCCGAACATTCCGCTGGGGTCATCTACGCCTTGCCCCATCACAAATACACGTTCATCAAGTGTTAGAGATTGCCTGAGGCCTTCATTAACAGCTTGAGCATAGGAGATCTGGCGGCCGCCGCAGTTGCCGTTATGGCAGTAGTTTAATTCATCTGTATCTGGTTTTATTTTTGACCACGGCATAAGGGTCCTCGCTATTTGAATAGATAATTGGTCATTTCATGGGAAGGGGGCAGCGGGCTCTTTTGGGCAAAATCAAAAGCGTCTTCAATTTCTGCCTGAATCCTGCTTTCCATATTTTCAATGTCTTCTATTGACAGGAAATTTCCTTGAATCAACTTCTCTTGAAAAGTGTTGACAGGACATTTCTTTTTCCATTCGTCAGCTTCTTTTAAGTCTCGGTAGCCGTCCGCATCCTGGCTGGCACATCCGGCATGACCCAGTATCCGATAGGTTTCACATTCAATAAACGAAGGGCCATAGCCTTTTCTAGCAAAATTGACAGCCTCTGAAACCGTTTCGTAAACCTCAAGCACATTATTTCCATCGATTTTTTTAGTCATCAACAGCTTTTGCGGGGCATGGTGGAAGATATTTTTTCCGGCCTGGCGACTTGAAACATGAGAGCACACCGACCATTGGTTGTTCTCAAGGATATAAATTACCGGTAGCTTTTTTAGAATAGCAAAATTAATGCTCTCGTATAAAACCCCTTCATCTGCAGCTCCGTCTCCGAAAAAGATAACACTCACACTGTTTTGCTGTTTCATCGAAATGGCAAGCCCAAGACCTGTTCCAATTGGTATCCCGCCCCCGACTATTGATGAACTGCCCATATGGCCTACTGAAGTATCAACAATATGCATGGAACCGCCGTATCCTTTGGAACATCCAGTCATTTTGCAGTGAAGTTCAGCAATTAAGTTGTTCAGATTCCCGCCTTTAGCAAGGTAGTGTCCATGGCTGCGATGATTACTGGAAATATAATCTGTTTTTTGTAATGCACTGCAAGCACCAACAGCAACGGCTTCCTGACCAATGCACAAATGAACAGGGGTTTTCATTTCATCCTGAAGATAATGAGATTCTATATGATCTTGAACCATACGAATCCTTTTCATTTCATAAAACATCAAAATTTTAGTATTATCTGCTATCTGCATGGACTGCTCCTATTGTCTAAATTGTAGACCTTTCCCCGAATCTGCCAGCACAATTGTTATCAGGCACCTTATCGATATTGCTAAATTCGTCAAGATGGGGTTCGTAGGCAATAATTTTACTTCCCGTAAAATCAAATCGAAATGGTACATGGAGCAGTTCACTCAATTCTTTGCGAACCTGAACCTGCGCGTTTGGCGGAACAAAAAGCAACAGAAAGCCACCGCCACCAGCTCCTGTAATTTTGCCTCCGAGAGCTCCTTTTTTCAAAGCCCGCTCGTAAAAATCATCTACAATAGGATTGGTGACTTTTCCACTTAACTGACGTTTTGCCTGCCAGGTTTCATTGAGAAGTATCCCAAAATCTTCAATA from Desulfotignum phosphitoxidans DSM 13687 includes these protein-coding regions:
- a CDS encoding DegT/DnrJ/EryC1/StrS family aminotransferase, whose protein sequence is MINFLKKMPRLTQSENVKLFEQEWSQWLGVRHSVFINSGASANLITMAAIKELFGGGEIIVPPLTWVSDIASVIQNGFSPVFADINPKTLSMDTDEILSKITENTRAVFMTHVQGFNGLSDKLLQVLKEKNIPLIEDVCESHGATFRGNKLGSYGLVSNFSFYFAHHMSTIEGGMVCTNDSDLYEMFRMLRSHGMVRESENNEIRETYVRKHPDLSPDFIFAFPAYNVRNTEIGAVLGRNQLKRLDENNRKRSRNFELFLENLDSTKYRTDFDLEGSCNYAFNLVLKKPDTEFRDLLEAAMRDARIEFRRGSSGGGNQIRQPYLKGIVPDKAWEQYPRTEHIHFFGYYIGNYPTLTPERILALCGFLNAIE
- a CDS encoding thiamine pyrophosphate-dependent dehydrogenase E1 component subunit alpha; the protein is MQIADNTKILMFYEMKRIRMVQDHIESHYLQDEMKTPVHLCIGQEAVAVGACSALQKTDYISSNHRSHGHYLAKGGNLNNLIAELHCKMTGCSKGYGGSMHIVDTSVGHMGSSSIVGGGIPIGTGLGLAISMKQQNSVSVIFFGDGAADEGVLYESINFAILKKLPVIYILENNQWSVCSHVSSRQAGKNIFHHAPQKLLMTKKIDGNNVLEVYETVSEAVNFARKGYGPSFIECETYRILGHAGCASQDADGYRDLKEADEWKKKCPVNTFQEKLIQGNFLSIEDIENMESRIQAEIEDAFDFAQKSPLPPSHEMTNYLFK
- a CDS encoding B12-binding domain-containing radical SAM protein, with the translated sequence MKKIDIVLIKPGSQKQIYGELSDFALTAIEPPLWGAILAGYLRHLGYSVVLFDAEVENWSYEETARTVIDTDPLLAAVIVSGSNPSASTMNMTGAGKIVSLIKELSPEIKTLLGGLHPSALPEQTIREGNADFICQGEGFHTIPDLIDVLKSGAYDFNIDGLWYMQGNHIVKNHRPALVKDLGQIPMPAWDLLPMKKYRAHNWHCFDDIEKRQPYAILYTSLGCPFNCNFCCINALFGKHIIRYRPLADVIDEIDFLVKNYGVRNIKIIDEMFAMNEKRVVSLCDLIIQRGYNLNMWAYARVNTVTEKMLLKMKKAGINWVAYGFESGSRRVIESVTKGYKPELVMDVVKMTYDVGMHICGNYIFGLPEEDYESMNETFKMMLDINAEWANIYCAMAYPGSELYDRAIQDGWSLPENWHDYSQYSFESLPLPTKYLDSADVLSFRDYAFNAYYSNPNYLNMINDKFGSTTVSYIIETTAKKLNRKNKKY
- a CDS encoding ABC transporter permease; translated protein: MKQKELIIEAGRTEGQYWKDIWDYRELFYFLAWRDILVRYKQTTIGFAWAVLRPFLTMIVFTVVFGKLAKLPSEGVPYSLLVFAAMLPWQFFSNSLTECSNSLIDNTNLISKVYFPRLIIPTSAVIVSLVDFLLSGTILLGMMVWYDIWPTWRFIALLPLTMIAFAAAMGSGLIISALNVKYRDFRYVIPFIVQFGLYISPVGFSSGIVPEKWRLLYSLNPMVGVIDGYRWAILGKDISLFMPGFILSVILVTVLLVAGIRFFRATEKTFADII
- a CDS encoding alpha-ketoacid dehydrogenase subunit beta, with translation MPWSKIKPDTDELNYCHNGNCGGRQISYAQAVNEGLRQSLTLDERVFVMGQGVDDPSGMFGTTRGLQEEFGKKRVFDTPLAETALTGVANGAAIGGMRPVYFHNRPDFLLLAMDQLVNHASKWHFMFGGAVNVPLVLWACIGRGWGSAAQHSQALQGIFFHVPGLKLLMPSTCYDAKGLLLAAIKDDNPVLILDHRYNFKQKGMVPEDMYTVPIGKGIVRRPGRDVTIVAISHLVADAFMTAEKLAGQGVDVEVIDPRTLRPLDEALILNSVMKTGRLVIADTGWKTGGVTAEIAALVSSKAFRFLKAPIERVACPDLPTPAGYTLEDAYYIGQSDIKHAVMKTIDFER